Proteins found in one Gardnerella vaginalis ATCC 14018 = JCM 11026 genomic segment:
- a CDS encoding DUF4244 domain-containing protein: protein MRSITAALSTWYCMCSMRMNEGLIKAEQACNNMQNRLSKDLKQCDDGAVTAEYAVVLIAATAFATVLIAIAKSDAVRTAISELVTKALHVS, encoded by the coding sequence ATGAGATCAATTACTGCTGCATTGTCAACATGGTATTGCATGTGTTCAATGCGAATGAATGAAGGATTAATTAAAGCTGAACAAGCATGTAATAACATGCAGAATCGTTTGAGCAAAGATTTAAAGCAGTGTGATGATGGGGCTGTTACGGCAGAATATGCTGTTGTTCTTATAGCTGCCACAGCTTTTGCTACAGTGCTTATTGCTATTGCCAAATCAGATGCTGTTCGTACAGCTATCAGTGAGCTTGTTACAAAAGCTCTACATGTTAGCTAG
- a CDS encoding type II secretion system F family protein — MFKAIIVWIILVAYIVTLCKFFTRQMILNPCYERAYKPAVSMRSNYDFRCNKVEDIDPILGLQMMIVALKSGVAITRALDAVGSSIPGGKGIWLRNVSKALLSGDTWIEAWSAPYVCFDKKDKNPSASFVLSMWLRQSLRESWSCGSSPVPVLIAILQNYEQSMRNVAKKESSRLSVRLLLPVGLCFLPAFIFVGILPTVSAFMY, encoded by the coding sequence ATGTTTAAGGCAATTATCGTCTGGATTATTTTAGTAGCTTATATAGTTACGTTATGCAAATTTTTTACTAGACAGATGATTCTTAATCCGTGCTATGAGCGCGCCTACAAGCCTGCGGTTTCTATGAGAAGCAATTACGATTTTAGGTGTAACAAAGTTGAAGATATAGATCCAATTTTGGGTTTGCAAATGATGATAGTTGCTTTAAAAAGTGGAGTCGCAATTACCAGAGCGCTTGACGCTGTTGGGTCATCTATTCCTGGAGGAAAAGGGATTTGGCTAAGGAATGTTTCTAAAGCACTACTTTCTGGAGATACTTGGATAGAAGCTTGGAGTGCTCCTTATGTGTGCTTCGATAAAAAAGATAAAAATCCATCTGCATCTTTTGTGTTAAGTATGTGGCTTAGACAGTCACTTAGAGAGTCATGGAGTTGTGGAAGTTCTCCAGTTCCTGTACTCATAGCGATTTTACAAAATTATGAGCAATCTATGCGAAACGTGGCAAAAAAAGAAAGCTCTAGGCTTTCTGTTCGTCTGCTTCTGCCTGTTGGGTTATGTTTTCTGCCAGCGTTTATTTTCGTAGGAATTTTGCCGACAGTATCTGCATTTATGTATTAA
- a CDS encoding type II secretion system F family protein yields MGIEESLAALVSSLRSGASFESIIRGDSNNENRNGLIEETDNGNNNYNSNNSESYFQVINVESVFKWIDSRCSNRIKNLSARQRSKVRKDMRKVAQSLMSVYELSSSIGCSMTDCVQAVSDSYHANKRVNDLSSEVFAMPKATIRLLTALPFLALLTGQLLGVNPILMIFTSSRGYALLGIGLLFYVIGLLWVTWIMKSSKKAMLSAVSNVD; encoded by the coding sequence ATGGGTATTGAAGAATCACTAGCTGCTCTTGTGTCTTCTTTGCGTTCTGGTGCTTCTTTTGAATCGATTATAAGAGGAGACAGCAATAATGAGAATCGCAATGGACTTATTGAAGAGACCGATAATGGCAATAACAATTACAACAGCAATAACAGCGAAAGCTATTTCCAAGTTATAAACGTTGAATCGGTGTTTAAATGGATTGATTCTCGCTGTTCTAATAGGATTAAAAATCTTAGCGCTCGCCAAAGAAGTAAAGTTAGAAAAGACATGCGCAAGGTTGCACAATCGCTTATGTCTGTATACGAATTGAGCAGTTCTATAGGATGCTCTATGACTGATTGCGTTCAAGCTGTTTCTGACTCTTATCATGCCAATAAGAGGGTTAATGATTTAAGCTCAGAAGTTTTTGCGATGCCTAAAGCAACTATTAGATTGCTAACTGCTCTACCATTTTTGGCTCTTCTTACTGGACAATTGTTGGGTGTAAATCCAATATTGATGATTTTTACAAGTTCTAGAGGATACGCACTCTTAGGTATTGGCTTATTGTTTTATGTAATCGGTCTTTTATGGGTTACATGGATCATGAAGTCATCTAAAAAAGCAATGCTGAGTGCTGTTTCTAATGTCGATTGA
- a CDS encoding CpaF family protein, whose product MVLEDIDFGILQELADNPQTTDIVVTDTGHVWVDKGLGLQEYNPRIPFDNPMILREYAVWLCAQLGKRLDDSCPIADASSPVGVRVHALIAPIVLSGAAISIRFPALKRYCLTELSSRGMFPIELSRILYLLVTQRANILITGSTGSGKTTLMKSLLASCDEKDRIVTVEETRELGSLSKDHVSLATREANVEGVGSVGLSDLVKATLRMRPDRIILGECRGQEIADLLRVFTCGHKGGMTTLHADKVQKVPARLMSLGLLAGLEPSSLCALAADAFDVVIHVERVNGMRIVKELGVLRSTDSGALEGVPILRLKNCVNSNDSNFSAQIEETSAWKNFAVKWHLPLNTGLFL is encoded by the coding sequence ATGGTTTTAGAAGATATTGATTTTGGCATTCTGCAAGAGCTTGCGGATAACCCTCAAACAACAGATATTGTTGTTACAGACACAGGTCACGTTTGGGTAGATAAAGGTCTTGGTTTGCAAGAGTACAATCCAAGAATTCCATTTGATAATCCTATGATTTTGCGAGAATATGCAGTTTGGCTTTGTGCACAATTAGGCAAAAGATTAGATGATTCATGCCCAATCGCAGATGCTTCTAGCCCAGTAGGAGTGCGAGTACACGCTCTTATTGCTCCAATAGTTTTAAGTGGTGCTGCTATTTCGATTCGTTTTCCCGCTTTAAAACGCTATTGCTTAACAGAGTTAAGTAGTAGAGGAATGTTTCCTATTGAATTATCTAGAATACTTTATTTATTGGTAACTCAACGTGCGAATATTTTGATTACGGGAAGCACTGGCTCTGGTAAAACAACGTTAATGAAGTCTCTTTTAGCTTCTTGTGATGAAAAAGACAGAATAGTTACTGTTGAAGAAACAAGAGAATTAGGTTCATTATCTAAGGATCATGTGTCTTTAGCTACAAGAGAAGCAAACGTTGAAGGAGTAGGCAGCGTTGGCTTGTCAGATCTTGTAAAGGCAACTTTGAGGATGAGACCAGACAGAATTATTTTAGGTGAGTGCAGAGGTCAAGAAATAGCTGATTTATTACGCGTTTTTACATGTGGTCATAAAGGTGGAATGACAACTTTGCATGCTGATAAAGTCCAAAAGGTGCCAGCCAGATTAATGTCTTTAGGGCTTCTTGCAGGACTGGAACCTTCTTCACTATGTGCTCTTGCCGCTGATGCTTTTGATGTTGTTATACATGTAGAAAGAGTAAATGGTATGCGAATTGTAAAAGAACTTGGAGTATTGCGTTCTACGGATTCCGGCGCGTTAGAAGGTGTGCCAATTTTAAGATTGAAAAATTGCGTTAATTCTAATGATAGTAATTTTTCTGCTCAGATAGAGGAAACGTCTGCTTGGAAAAATTTTGCTGTTAAATGGCATTTACCGTTGAATACAGGGTTGTTTCTGTAA